From the genome of Rhizobium sp. NXC24, one region includes:
- a CDS encoding CBS domain-containing protein, whose translation MLVRDVMKVRIIKVSPDNSVKQAAELMLANRVSGIPVIDDEGQLVGLITEGDLLRRSELGHRTMADESLSPEEKARTYIKSNAWKVADVMSRNPVSIGEDTPLARVANLMEEHGIKRLPVTRAGAVVGIVSRADLLQAIIFAKPDETAPGDEAIRRSILIRLNENTGLEGQDLTVTVANGVVHLWGNVSTEECRKAARVAAESVRGVAGVVDHFPKRET comes from the coding sequence ATGCTGGTCAGAGACGTGATGAAGGTAAGAATTATCAAGGTCTCGCCGGACAATAGCGTCAAGCAGGCCGCAGAGCTGATGCTCGCCAATCGTGTCAGCGGCATCCCGGTTATCGACGATGAGGGCCAATTGGTTGGCCTCATCACAGAGGGCGATCTGTTGCGGAGATCCGAGCTAGGTCATCGAACCATGGCCGACGAGTCGTTGTCCCCAGAGGAAAAGGCCAGGACATACATCAAGAGCAATGCCTGGAAAGTTGCCGATGTGATGAGCCGCAATCCGGTGTCCATCGGGGAGGACACGCCGCTTGCACGCGTCGCTAACTTGATGGAGGAGCACGGCATAAAGCGCCTTCCAGTGACGAGAGCGGGCGCCGTCGTCGGCATTGTGAGCCGCGCCGATCTTCTCCAGGCGATTATCTTCGCCAAGCCCGATGAAACGGCGCCTGGTGATGAAGCGATCCGTCGCAGCATCCTGATCCGCCTCAATGAGAATACCGGTCTCGAAGGACAGGATCTGACGGTGACCGTGGCAAACGGCGTGGTGCATTTGTGGGGAAATGTCTCGACGGAGGAATGCCGGAAGGCGGCGCGCGTCGCTGCCGAGAGTGTCCGCGGCGTCGCTGGCGTTGTGGATCATTTTCCGAAGCGCGAGACCTAG
- a CDS encoding LysR substrate-binding domain-containing protein, translating to MAIERSLNEWPVPPSRWFVSDEVVFPVCSPAYLSNHAPVTAVADLSDHHLLHSFDPHRKRLSWGEWFNLVGAGSVDAAPNMVLNDYQLVMQGALSGEGIALGWNFSAQLLLQNKLLVRPLDVSVKTGGAFFLVANERRTEQDKLNILVEWFLSQTADLR from the coding sequence ATGGCCATCGAACGCTCTCTGAATGAATGGCCTGTTCCGCCGTCCCGCTGGTTTGTCTCTGACGAGGTGGTGTTCCCTGTATGCTCGCCCGCCTATCTGTCGAACCATGCTCCCGTTACCGCTGTGGCGGATTTGTCCGATCACCACCTCCTTCATTCCTTCGATCCGCATCGCAAGCGGCTCAGTTGGGGAGAATGGTTCAACCTCGTGGGGGCGGGATCGGTAGATGCAGCACCAAACATGGTGCTGAATGACTATCAATTGGTCATGCAGGGAGCCCTATCGGGGGAGGGGATTGCCCTTGGATGGAATTTCTCCGCCCAGCTCTTGCTTCAAAACAAGCTTCTGGTGAGGCCGTTAGACGTTTCGGTGAAGACGGGAGGCGCCTTCTTTCTGGTGGCCAACGAGCGTCGAACCGAACAGGATAAGCTCAACATCCTGGTGGAATGGTTTCTCTCGCAGACGGCGGACCTGCGCTAA
- a CDS encoding glycogen/starch/alpha-glucan phosphorylase, whose translation MSSEKAAVQPQDFKSLSSLHLPEQYGCGPIQFRGSHDGLYERHLLFDNVIAPENAGNRERYEAIARSVRDVLSQRWQRTEQTYSMENPKRVYYLSMEFLIGRSLSNNILNLRLDPLARRFFDHEHIDELAILAEEPDAGLGNGGLGRLAACFLDSMATMQLPAMGYGLRYEYGIFKQTIVDGWQREQPDNWLRRPDPWEVARPQEAVEIKLGCSFEVRGGNLRVAVGRPSHLIGMPYDRPIIGYGGRTINTLRLWAAATPESFDFQTFGAGEFVSALAQRLTAETVTRVLYPDDSTSMGQGLRFVQEYFLVACSLADLVRRFRSNNTDWHFLPDKVAIQLNDTHPSMAVAELMRILLDDADLSWDDAWDLTRACLAYTNHTLLPEALEKWPLRWFELMLPRHLEIILEIDRRFREEILTLFRDDQGRVERASLIEHGGERLVRMAHLAIVGSHSTNGVAEIHSRLLRETTVKDLAEIFPRRFNNKTNGVTPRRWLLMSNPELAGCISDAIGEGWITNLSELERLKPLVADDSFVDQVREAKRMVKHRFAGWLKSSAGIVVDPSAIFDSQVKRIHEYKRQLLNALRIVALYNRIREDPGLDMAPRTFFFSGKAAPAYNVAKLIIKFLNNLAGTIDVDPQVRGRLKVVFLPDYCVSVAERLIPASDVSNQISTAGYEASGTSNMKFMMNGALTIGTRDGATIEMAEAAGEENFFLFGLTADEVAGSRGWYSPHWHYDNEPETRAVLDLILSGHFCRHEPGVVDALRNILLTSGDVFRHLADLTSYLEADQSLQSLYGDPRAWTRRALLNIASSGKFSSDRTIAEYAAEIWDARPCPVP comes from the coding sequence ATGAGCAGCGAGAAGGCGGCTGTTCAGCCGCAGGATTTCAAGTCACTTTCCTCTCTGCATCTTCCAGAACAATATGGTTGCGGGCCGATCCAATTCAGGGGAAGCCATGACGGGCTCTATGAGCGTCATTTGTTGTTCGACAATGTTATCGCTCCCGAGAATGCGGGAAACCGTGAGCGATATGAGGCGATTGCCCGATCCGTCAGGGATGTGCTGTCGCAGCGCTGGCAACGGACGGAACAGACCTACAGCATGGAGAACCCGAAGCGGGTCTATTATCTGTCGATGGAGTTCCTGATCGGGCGATCTCTCAGCAACAATATCCTCAATCTCCGCCTTGATCCGCTCGCCAGACGTTTTTTCGATCACGAGCACATAGACGAACTGGCCATTCTTGCCGAGGAGCCCGATGCGGGGCTGGGCAACGGCGGGCTGGGGCGGCTCGCCGCCTGCTTCCTGGATTCGATGGCAACGATGCAACTGCCGGCGATGGGATATGGGCTGCGCTACGAGTACGGGATTTTCAAACAGACGATCGTCGATGGCTGGCAACGCGAGCAGCCGGACAACTGGTTGCGCCGGCCGGATCCCTGGGAGGTCGCTCGCCCGCAGGAAGCCGTGGAAATCAAACTCGGCTGCTCCTTCGAGGTCCGCGGCGGGAATTTGCGGGTCGCGGTCGGTAGACCGTCCCACCTGATCGGCATGCCCTACGACCGCCCGATCATCGGCTACGGCGGCAGGACCATAAATACGCTCCGGCTTTGGGCGGCTGCAACACCGGAAAGCTTCGATTTCCAGACCTTCGGCGCCGGTGAGTTCGTCAGCGCGCTGGCACAGCGACTAACGGCCGAGACAGTCACCCGGGTTCTTTACCCCGACGATTCGACGAGCATGGGACAGGGCCTGCGGTTCGTTCAGGAATATTTCCTGGTCGCATGTTCCCTTGCCGACCTCGTCCGGCGATTTCGCTCAAATAATACCGATTGGCATTTTCTGCCCGACAAGGTGGCGATCCAGCTCAACGACACGCATCCGAGCATGGCAGTTGCGGAACTGATGCGCATCCTGCTCGATGACGCGGATCTCAGTTGGGATGACGCATGGGATCTGACCAGGGCTTGCCTTGCCTACACCAATCACACGCTTCTGCCCGAGGCGCTGGAGAAATGGCCGCTGCGGTGGTTCGAATTGATGTTGCCGCGTCACCTTGAGATCATTCTGGAGATTGATCGTCGCTTCCGGGAGGAGATCCTCACCCTCTTTCGGGATGATCAGGGCCGGGTCGAGCGGGCGAGCCTGATCGAGCATGGTGGCGAGCGTCTGGTGCGCATGGCCCATCTTGCCATCGTCGGCTCGCACAGCACCAATGGGGTAGCCGAGATCCATTCAAGATTGCTGCGCGAAACCACCGTCAAGGACCTCGCGGAGATATTCCCGCGCCGGTTCAACAATAAGACGAATGGCGTGACACCCCGACGCTGGCTGCTCATGTCCAACCCGGAGCTTGCCGGTTGCATAAGCGATGCCATCGGCGAGGGATGGATCACCAACCTCAGCGAGCTGGAAAGGTTAAAACCGCTTGTCGCTGATGACAGCTTTGTCGATCAGGTCCGGGAAGCCAAGCGTATGGTAAAACACCGCTTTGCCGGATGGCTGAAGTCAAGCGCCGGCATCGTCGTCGATCCCAGCGCGATCTTTGACAGCCAGGTCAAACGCATTCACGAATACAAGCGGCAATTATTGAACGCATTGAGAATCGTCGCGCTCTACAACCGGATCCGCGAAGATCCCGGCCTGGATATGGCGCCGCGTACCTTCTTCTTTTCCGGCAAAGCCGCGCCCGCCTACAACGTGGCGAAGCTGATAATCAAATTTCTCAATAACCTCGCCGGCACGATAGATGTTGATCCTCAAGTGCGCGGGCGCCTTAAGGTCGTTTTCCTGCCCGACTACTGCGTCTCGGTGGCAGAGCGCCTCATCCCCGCCAGTGACGTCTCCAACCAGATCTCGACAGCCGGATACGAAGCGAGCGGTACCAGCAACATGAAGTTCATGATGAATGGCGCGCTGACGATCGGCACTCGTGATGGCGCCACGATCGAAATGGCCGAAGCAGCCGGCGAGGAAAACTTTTTCCTGTTCGGCCTGACGGCTGACGAAGTCGCGGGGAGCCGCGGCTGGTACAGCCCACATTGGCATTACGACAACGAACCCGAAACCCGTGCGGTGCTGGACCTGATCCTATCAGGTCATTTCTGCCGTCATGAACCTGGGGTCGTGGATGCGCTACGCAATATCCTCCTGACGAGCGGCGATGTCTTCAGACATCTGGCGGACCTCACCTCATATCTGGAAGCGGACCAGAGTTTGCAATCTCTCTACGGCGATCCTCGTGCATGGACTCGTAGAGCGCTGCTCAACATCGCAAGCTCCGGAAAGTTCTCAAGCGACCGCACGATCGCCGAGTATGCGGCCGAAATCTGGGACGCGAGACCCTGTCCCGTTCCTTGA
- a CDS encoding acetate/propionate family kinase, producing MDTILVVNAGSSSLKFEVFAAADTLARRIKGRMEGIGTAPRLTIKGAGGDRLADEDYPRDTVPDLPAAMRLVGEWLREHHEGRLITVGHRVVHGGPDHMRPARIDENLLRELERYTSLAPLHQPNNLAPIRILLEHQPQLAQVACFDTAFHRGHDPMADHYAIPAHYFDEGVRRYGFHGLSYEYVAGRLAEVAPDISGRRVIVAHLGSGASMCALNRGRSVECTFGFTALDGLPMGTRCGQIDPGVLLYLLQQHGMTVEQLQDLLYKESGLKGLSGISNDVRDLLASSDAGATLALDHFVHRIGLNAGLLAAALGGLDAFVFTAGVGENSPVMRARIAEKLGWLGALLDPERNDAGELLVSSEDSKVAVYVVPTDEELMIARHTLALIKA from the coding sequence ATGGACACTATCCTCGTCGTGAATGCCGGTTCCTCCAGCCTGAAGTTCGAGGTCTTCGCCGCGGCGGATACGCTTGCACGGCGGATCAAGGGGAGGATGGAAGGGATCGGCACCGCGCCGCGCCTGACCATCAAGGGCGCCGGCGGCGATCGGCTGGCGGACGAAGATTACCCACGCGATACCGTTCCCGACTTGCCGGCGGCGATGCGTCTGGTGGGGGAATGGCTGCGGGAGCATCATGAGGGGCGGCTGATCACCGTCGGTCACCGTGTCGTCCATGGCGGTCCAGACCACATGCGTCCAGCGCGCATCGACGAAAACCTGTTGCGGGAACTGGAGCGGTACACGTCGCTTGCGCCGCTGCATCAGCCAAACAATCTTGCGCCCATCCGCATCCTGCTGGAGCACCAACCGCAGCTAGCTCAAGTCGCTTGTTTCGATACCGCCTTCCATCGCGGCCATGATCCGATGGCCGACCACTATGCCATTCCGGCGCATTATTTCGACGAGGGTGTCCGGCGCTACGGTTTTCACGGGCTGTCCTACGAATATGTGGCTGGAAGGCTGGCCGAAGTCGCGCCGGACATTAGCGGCAGACGGGTCATCGTTGCCCATCTCGGAAGCGGCGCCTCCATGTGCGCGCTCAACCGCGGGCGAAGCGTCGAGTGCACATTCGGGTTCACGGCCCTCGATGGATTGCCGATGGGTACGCGATGCGGGCAGATCGATCCCGGCGTACTCCTTTATCTGCTCCAGCAACACGGCATGACCGTAGAGCAATTGCAGGACCTTCTCTATAAGGAATCCGGCCTCAAGGGACTTTCCGGCATCAGCAACGACGTGCGCGATCTGCTTGCCAGCAGCGACGCCGGTGCGACGCTGGCACTCGACCATTTCGTGCATCGCATCGGCCTTAACGCCGGCTTGCTGGCGGCGGCGTTGGGTGGGCTGGACGCCTTCGTCTTCACGGCTGGCGTCGGGGAAAATTCGCCAGTGATGCGCGCGCGGATTGCCGAAAAGCTAGGCTGGCTTGGAGCGTTGCTCGACCCTGAGCGAAACGATGCCGGCGAGTTGCTGGTATCAAGTGAGGACAGCAAGGTCGCAGTCTATGTCGTGCCGACCGACGAGGAATTGATGATTGCACGGCACACGTTGGCGCTGATCAAGGCTTGA
- a CDS encoding MFS transporter, with protein sequence MLLEREAAVAGVTIGEDTSTAFKRRFMIRMIAVLTGGMLLDGYILGVIGPVTTVMKQDMGMSTADMGLIASAALFGILIGSPLGGWAGDKFGRKPLFMIDMALFVIASAMQFFINSVEMLFVVRLLMGVAIGAEYSVGWPLMSEFAPARLRGRLMGVTILAWYGGFMIGYTAGYILNLPTPLPWRFIIGTSTLIAVVLFVARLGLPESPRWLWSKGRKNEARAIARKYLESAGDMADMENEEVRHGQFSELFSAKYWRMTAFVSWFWFCNVLPYFAIATFADNVLEHYGLNGGLAGGVGLSMVAVIGVAVTVALIDKAGRRLFTVPPQWITMVVFLVIGLWSSAPPAVVLGLFLVFSFLNAMNGTLTSIYPGEVFPTEVRGVGTGFAAAVSRIGAGMGTFLLPIGVEKFGVSAAMLVAAGVVFSGALVSQLWAPETRGKSLSETAAGYSH encoded by the coding sequence ATGTTACTGGAGAGGGAAGCAGCCGTTGCAGGCGTGACCATCGGGGAGGACACATCCACCGCGTTCAAAAGACGCTTCATGATAAGGATGATAGCCGTTCTCACGGGCGGAATGCTGCTCGATGGTTACATCCTCGGGGTCATCGGCCCTGTAACCACCGTGATGAAGCAAGATATGGGTATGTCGACGGCCGACATGGGGCTGATCGCGTCCGCTGCGCTGTTCGGGATATTGATCGGCTCGCCGCTCGGCGGATGGGCTGGCGACAAGTTCGGCCGAAAGCCGCTCTTCATGATCGACATGGCGCTGTTCGTGATCGCATCGGCGATGCAGTTCTTCATCAATTCGGTTGAGATGTTGTTTGTGGTGCGGCTGCTGATGGGCGTTGCCATAGGTGCGGAGTACTCGGTCGGCTGGCCGCTGATGTCGGAGTTTGCGCCCGCCCGTTTGCGGGGGCGCCTGATGGGCGTCACGATCCTCGCCTGGTATGGCGGATTCATGATCGGGTACACGGCGGGTTACATTCTGAACCTGCCGACACCGCTGCCGTGGCGTTTCATCATCGGCACGAGCACGCTTATCGCGGTCGTCTTGTTCGTCGCCCGGCTCGGCCTGCCGGAGTCGCCGCGCTGGCTGTGGAGCAAGGGGCGCAAGAACGAGGCCCGCGCCATCGCACGCAAATATCTGGAGAGCGCCGGGGATATGGCGGACATGGAGAACGAAGAGGTTCGTCATGGCCAGTTCTCGGAACTCTTCTCTGCGAAGTACTGGCGAATGACTGCTTTCGTTTCGTGGTTCTGGTTCTGCAACGTCCTGCCGTATTTCGCGATCGCGACCTTCGCAGACAATGTGTTGGAGCACTACGGCCTCAATGGCGGGCTCGCCGGTGGCGTGGGACTGTCGATGGTTGCTGTGATCGGGGTCGCCGTCACGGTGGCGTTGATCGACAAGGCCGGTCGCCGGTTGTTCACGGTTCCGCCGCAGTGGATCACCATGGTCGTCTTCCTCGTCATTGGCTTGTGGTCGAGCGCGCCTCCAGCCGTGGTATTGGGTCTCTTCCTCGTCTTCTCGTTCTTGAATGCGATGAATGGGACGCTGACGAGTATCTATCCCGGCGAGGTGTTCCCCACCGAGGTTCGTGGCGTCGGCACCGGTTTTGCAGCCGCTGTCAGCCGGATCGGCGCGGGTATGGGCACCTTCCTGTTGCCGATAGGCGTGGAGAAATTCGGAGTTTCGGCGGCCATGCTGGTCGCGGCGGGTGTCGTCTTCAGCGGCGCGCTGGTGTCTCAATTGTGGGCGCCTGAGACAAGAGGGAAGAGCCTTAGTGAAACGGCCGCGGGGTATTCGCACTAG
- a CDS encoding SbmA/BacA-like family transporter — MNNQHIPLKVTATRFVRAVKIFMTSDVGGRAKFLLFALVALFGGISALNVVNSFVGRHFMTAIAERQTAEFIRQAILYTMAFAASTIVSVIARFSEERLALLWREFLTRRAVGIYMSGGTFYRVGIRGKLAHPDQRIADDINAFTITTLSFVLMLLNSLLTVLTFSGVLWLISPLLFIAAVVYAATGSYLTILLGRPLISLSYDQLDREAAFRSSLIRVRENAESIMLGGGEQRHANLLLRRFDELAMNFRRIIVINRNVGFFTTGYNWMTQIIPILIIAPVFIRGDMEFGVITQSAAAFAMLVGAFSFIVSQFKSISNFAVVVARISSLIEAIEDASQPTKTNLEIVEHDGHLAYDHVTLTSATGHALLKDLSATFPADARVVVVGDDNAAATALFRATAGIGISGEGRIIRPARDQLRFLAQRTHLALGTLRQILVPSGRSSDVTDEQILSLLKRLGFAPVLETDDLDKEDDWSTRLSPRDQQIVAIAGVLIAAPSHVFFENADVIFGHDQLRDILALLAERKIACVNLAEADTQREAYDAVLECHADGSWNWIDQRGRS; from the coding sequence ATGAATAACCAGCATATTCCGCTCAAGGTGACGGCAACAAGGTTCGTCCGTGCGGTCAAAATCTTCATGACATCGGATGTGGGCGGAAGAGCCAAGTTTCTTCTTTTCGCTCTCGTCGCTCTCTTCGGCGGCATCAGTGCTTTGAACGTCGTCAATAGCTTCGTCGGTCGGCATTTCATGACCGCCATCGCCGAAAGGCAGACGGCCGAATTCATTCGCCAGGCCATCCTGTATACCATGGCTTTCGCGGCATCGACCATCGTCTCGGTGATCGCCAGGTTCTCGGAAGAGCGGCTGGCCTTGCTCTGGCGGGAATTCCTGACGCGCCGCGCTGTTGGTATTTATATGAGCGGAGGGACGTTTTACCGCGTCGGGATTCGGGGCAAGCTCGCCCATCCTGACCAGCGGATTGCCGATGACATCAACGCCTTCACGATCACGACCCTTTCTTTCGTATTGATGCTACTGAACAGCCTTTTGACCGTCCTGACCTTCTCAGGCGTACTTTGGCTCATCAGTCCGCTGCTATTCATCGCGGCTGTCGTATACGCAGCCACAGGATCTTACCTGACGATTCTACTAGGCCGCCCGCTGATCAGTCTGAGCTACGATCAGCTCGATCGCGAGGCTGCGTTCCGGTCCAGCTTAATCCGCGTGCGCGAAAACGCGGAATCGATCATGCTTGGCGGAGGAGAGCAAAGGCACGCCAATCTCTTGCTGAGGCGTTTCGATGAACTTGCCATGAACTTCAGGCGCATAATCGTCATCAACCGCAATGTCGGTTTCTTCACGACGGGCTACAACTGGATGACTCAGATCATTCCGATTCTCATCATAGCCCCGGTATTTATCCGCGGAGACATGGAGTTCGGCGTCATTACCCAGTCTGCCGCCGCCTTTGCGATGCTTGTCGGTGCGTTTTCATTTATCGTCAGCCAATTCAAATCGATTTCCAATTTCGCGGTAGTCGTGGCGCGCATCAGCTCCCTCATTGAGGCGATCGAAGATGCTAGTCAGCCAACGAAAACCAACCTGGAAATCGTTGAGCACGATGGTCATCTTGCCTATGACCACGTTACGCTCACCTCGGCGACGGGCCATGCGCTACTCAAGGATCTTTCGGCGACCTTCCCTGCGGACGCCCGTGTGGTCGTAGTGGGAGACGACAATGCGGCGGCCACCGCGCTGTTTCGCGCAACTGCCGGGATTGGCATATCCGGAGAGGGGCGCATCATTCGTCCCGCACGCGATCAGTTGCGTTTTCTCGCCCAACGCACTCATCTTGCTCTCGGAACTCTGCGGCAGATACTTGTGCCATCGGGGCGGTCGAGCGACGTGACGGATGAGCAGATCCTTTCTCTCCTCAAACGGTTGGGATTTGCACCCGTTCTGGAAACCGACGATCTCGATAAGGAGGACGACTGGTCGACCCGGTTGTCGCCACGCGACCAACAGATTGTGGCAATTGCGGGGGTCCTTATCGCAGCCCCCTCCCATGTCTTTTTTGAAAATGCAGACGTGATCTTCGGTCACGACCAGCTGCGCGACATCCTTGCACTCCTTGCCGAGCGAAAGATTGCCTGCGTAAACTTGGCGGAAGCGGATACCCAGCGGGAGGCATATGATGCTGTGCTAGAGTGTCATGCAGACGGATCCTGGAATTGGATCGACCAACGAGGACGCTCGTGA
- a CDS encoding LysR substrate-binding domain-containing protein, which produces MLIKRRYLPSLGSFATFEVAAKHLSFTLAGNELNVTQAAISQQIRGLEKSLGVTLFIRKHNSLELTFDGQRLLTAVSGGLDKICDAINDINAPSDLPMITCSGTNAAIAFWLKSLVDRFRSERPDVRFVLLASDEDDTLRNFDEVDLSLICGNERCEVGENLRYLFPDIVQPVCSPDYLERHGPFPDPLSLGQADLLDLHRKHWTSDAIGWHPVTWDDWFRANGLDVPHLSPIMISNNYPLLVNAAIKGEGIVLGWHHLVRSLLDAGALRTLFDAPLRVDRGYYLKVNRASLDKPHVQEFIDFVLTDLAASEQGHQPRGVAMGDIL; this is translated from the coding sequence ATGCTAATCAAACGCCGTTACCTTCCCTCCCTCGGTTCGTTCGCCACTTTCGAAGTTGCGGCGAAGCATCTCAGCTTTACCCTCGCCGGGAACGAGCTCAACGTGACCCAGGCCGCTATTAGCCAGCAGATCCGTGGCCTCGAAAAATCGCTGGGTGTTACCTTGTTCATCCGCAAGCACAACAGCCTCGAACTGACATTCGATGGCCAACGACTCTTGACTGCCGTCAGCGGCGGCCTGGACAAGATTTGCGATGCGATCAACGATATTAATGCTCCGTCTGATCTTCCCATGATCACCTGTTCGGGTACCAATGCGGCGATCGCCTTCTGGCTGAAATCCCTTGTGGACAGGTTCCGTTCCGAGCGGCCTGACGTGAGGTTCGTGCTTCTGGCCTCAGACGAGGACGACACATTGAGGAACTTCGACGAGGTCGATCTTTCCCTGATTTGTGGAAACGAACGCTGCGAGGTCGGGGAAAATCTCCGCTACCTCTTTCCGGATATTGTTCAACCGGTATGCAGTCCGGATTATCTCGAACGCCACGGGCCATTTCCGGACCCCCTAAGCCTGGGGCAAGCGGATTTGCTCGACCTGCATCGCAAGCACTGGACCTCCGACGCCATCGGATGGCACCCAGTCACTTGGGACGATTGGTTCCGGGCGAACGGTCTCGATGTGCCGCACTTATCGCCCATCATGATCAGCAACAATTATCCGCTTCTCGTGAACGCAGCGATCAAGGGCGAGGGAATCGTTCTGGGGTGGCATCATCTCGTACGATCGCTGCTGGACGCAGGCGCGCTCCGCACATTGTTCGATGCCCCTCTTCGCGTCGATCGGGGATATTATTTGAAGGTGAACCGAGCATCCCTGGACAAGCCGCATGTGCAGGAATTCATCGATTTCGTTCTGACGGATCTTGCTGCTTCGGAACAAGGACACCAGCCTCGCGGAGTGGCGATGGGAGATATCCTCTGA